The nucleotide window AGGAACCCTTATACCATAATAAACAAAGGAGTAAGAATTCAGTCCAGAACTCCAATCCCTGGACATGTCAAAATTTGCCAGTGGCTGCAAACCTGATTTGTTCCAATTTGCAGAGTAACAGAAGGTGTTCCAAAGCTTTGCAGTGGCAAAATGAGATTTGGAATGGTATTTTCTGGCTCTCTGTGAAAGGTAACACTTTATCCATACATAACAAATCTTATTCTGCCTCCCCTTTAACATTTGCAGAATCACCAAAGGAATCCAGAGTAAAGAATTCCAGCAGATGGCCATTCAATCTTGAAGACCTCCAATGAAGTCCACCACCTCAATGGGACATCCATTCTACAGTTGAGCTGCTCTGAGTGTTAGgaagcctttttgttttcttaacaTCATGTAGGATTCTGCCTTCACCTGTAAAATGCCATGATGTGGAGAAAAAGGGCTGAAATCAAGAAATGGATAACAAGGCTGCTGACTAATCCAGAGACTGGTTTGTCAAGGGCTATTCAAACACAGAATTTTGGAGAAAGTCTTTGCATACAAAAATTAGGGGATGTTGAACACAGTTGATTGGTTTTTTCCCAAGACCCACTGAAAATGATTgagaggtatttttaaaaaaatgttgtttagGAAACACTTTTATTTCAGTATACTCATTTACAATAGTGATTATTCCAGATCATATCCTGAAATCCTATCTCATAATAACAAAACCCCCACCTATGTTTCTTTCACTGGGTGCTTCTTTGTTTTGACAAAGGCCATATCATAGGTGCCTGAAGTTTTCATCAAATGTCTCTGCCCTCTTTTCTGCCCTGTCTTATCTGTAATCAGCCATGGTGGATAGTTGGAATCCTTGGCCCGAGATTTAAGGTTGTGTGTTTTAATATTCTAACTGTCATTATTTACAAAGCAATCATATATGTCTGTTGAGAAATAAATACTATTATATTCAAAGAGACAGATCATCGGGTAAGCAGGTGTAAAAATACTTCCCTTATAATTTTGAGTTAATTTTTGGACTAGGATATGTTTGCCTCTGCATAGTCTTCTAAACCACCCACCTTGGCCACTGCCTGATCTCAGATGTAGCAAAAGGAACATGAGCGTTGTAGAATGCTGGTCTATTAAGTAATTTCATAGTCATGAGATACACACCTTCCTGCTGAAGTATTTTGGCTTTTAGCAGCCCTTTTTCTCTAGCTTTGACCCATTCACCCTCAAAAGCACCAGGAACTGTAGCCAAGTATTCCTATCTTCCACCACCTTGGAAATGTCTGAATACACTGAATGGCTAGTGTTTTAGGAGAATGATAAGGCACTCAATCTTCATAGACTCCTTTGTTTTCAGGTTGGAAACAACTGATGCTTCCATGGATCCTGGTGTAGAGGGGTATAGAATGGTCATGAAGGACATGAGGAagaactgctaccaaggcaatgatcagataaacagGGCTTGAAACTAGTGTGAGTACACATCTCAGATGGGGTTTATCCTAGTTCACACctagataaagggagggagggggaagcatattcagacttacaggattctgttattgtagctaTCATGATAAAAGTAGTCTTGGCCTGTATGgcactggtttcttagtctggtctacctaatagGGCTGAAACCTGGCTTATAATGATGAGAGTAAAATGGTTTCTCTGAATGTTGGCCTAGTCTTTGCACCTCTTGCACCTCTTGGCTAGGTAATATCACCAGTGCACTACCTAATCTGGTAATGAGTGTCTGTAGGAAAAcaggggtgggggggttgtttctgttttgtttttaatatctttgtttttaatatttttattgtacataAATGAGGTTTTATGTCTTGGCTGTGAGCCTCCCATAGTTTgatacaagatgggtggctatataaatgttttaaataaataaacaaacgaataaacaaacaacaatcaggctcagagaacaccaagaacccaacagttcaagtCTGGGCTAAATATATTCTCTACTGTTATGTAACGGTCTTTGAAACTGAGAATGGACAAGATGCCATAATATACACCAGCAACATCACATACGTGTAAACATATTTCTTTATTGATCTGAATTCCTTTTGCCAAAAGGAAGAATCAGTCTAAGATGCCAGGTAGATACAGGTGGTACTTCAGTACCCACCTTGCTTTTTTCTTCCCATCCTTTGGTTTTCCAATCCCTTTTAAGCAACACACGGTATTTAGAAACTGGTAGGGATAAAAGAATGTGAGGCTGTGGAAGGGAACTTGAATTTACATCACAACTCCAATCCTTCTAAAAATTCAATCAGTATCTCCCTCACACAAACTCAAATCCCTTCCACACTCAAAGGATCACATCTACCCTCACCCGGCCTCCACCcagcctccacctccacctccacagTCAGGCTTCATTCCTGAAATCCAGAGaaaatataaatccaataatcatctcctgcttctacattttctcttctctcctttcccTTTGTGGTTTCATACTctcatttatttagttttaataaCATTCTGCCATGGAATATTAATGGACCCCTCATTGAATTTTGAATCTCAAAAACAGGGGGGAAAGTCCCAGGAAACTTGCTCATAATTTATTTACACTACTGAGATTTTAACTTCAAGCCTCCGGTCAAGCTATACATTGTGTTCTTATATGAAACATGCATTTATGACATGAAAGACCTCAGGCAAAAGAGGGACTGCCAGATATCAGGACAGAATTGCAGTTGTCAGGTTAGTTAAGAAACCATTATCAGCAGAAGTATTCATTTAGCTGTCCATCTACCTTCGGAACTGCTTCCGAGTCCACACTGGACCTTGAAGAGAGTAACCTATTAGATTCATCAAGTATGTGATGAGTCAAGTATTCCCCCTCTATGCCTTTTGCTTTTGTTCCTGGAGAGAGGCTTTCAAAAGTGACATAAGAGTCCTGAATTTCCTTGGGTTTCTGAatgaagcattttttgcagcgTCTTTTCAGAGCCCCACAACAGACCACCAGGGTCAGAGGGACCGCAATGACACAAGCCACACTGATGACCACCACGTTGATCAGTTTTTGGGTTCCACCAGCACTGGCAACTTCATCTGTTGAGAAGATGATGCACTGTTCCTTCTTGGGTATTAGTCCTTTCACACAAACGCATGCGATATATTTGGTCTTCGGCATCAAACCACTGATGGTGGCCCTGGTCTTCCTTGGCTCCACATCGATCCTGCGCATGTCCTTCTCTCCAAAGATTGCATAAAGGATACTGAATATAGTAGTATTATTGGCCTGGGGGGCTTTCCACGCTAAGGAGACACTATGATCAGTATCTCCAATAACTCTGACAGACCTCACTATGCATTCAGattcctggtgagtggtgggcaGACTTGCTAAAATATTTCTTGGGTTGTTTTTCATATTTAGTGCCTGATCTTGAAGCGCCAGATTCCCATCGGTCTTGGCTGGACCTGGTCTGACATCCGAAGTGGGAGGAGTTGAAGTTGGCATGACATATCTTGCGACTAGATTGTCGTTGTGGGCTGCTGTTTCCATTCCCTTGACTGGTCCATTCCACATTCCTTTCAAATCTGCCGCAGGGTCATCTATGCTTTTCGAATCAGTGATGATCAAGGAGATAAATGCTTCAGTGGTGCCAAGAAAGTTCTTTGCTTTGCATATGTATTCTCCCGAATCAAAGTAAGAGATAACAGGCAGTCCTAAAATAGACCAGCTTGTTCCATCACTGGAAATTTCTTGGTGCACTAGAGAGAGAAGTAAAACAAAGTGGATAAAGGTTCTGCAAAGATAAGCTGGTGGGCACCCTTATATTCTATGGTGAAtttctaaggcagggtttctcaatcagggttctgtggcactctctggttccgtgagaggtcactaagggttccttGGGAcatcacaatttctttaaaaacttatttcaaattggggcaacttcacattaaagagatacattccattctttatttttagttagtttagtttaagaacactgttaattcatATATACAGGGCTAcgcataaaacaaataaaatatttttgtaacttggcctctatttgagccagaatgtgcaggggttccccgaggcctgaaaaatatttcaagggttcctccagggtcaaaaggttgagaaaggctgttctaaggtatttatttttaatggcatttttcTTTCTAACATTTTTCTTTTAGTGGTTACTTCATTTAGTTATGGGTTaacttcagatttatttatttattttagtctgttcaattgtgtccaattctcggagactgcctggacaagtccctgcagtttacttggcaaggttttcggaagtggtttgccactgcctgcttcttcctagggctgagagagagtgactggcccaggtcacccagctggcttcgtgcctaaggcaggactagaactcaaggtctccacATTTCTGgcccggtgccttaactactTCACCAGACTGGGTCTCAAACTTCAGATTAGAATAATTCTAATGGTGTGGTTTAGAAACATGCAACCAATTAAGAACAGAAGTACTTTTTCAAGGGttacttatttaatatatttatagtatTATGGAGAGGGACAAGGAGAGATAGTACAGAGAATAAGATTGTGTGGTGCCTTGGATTCCAagtcaaaaaggtgctttggagcacataGGTACGTCCATGTAACCTCTACCTGCGTTTCCTTAAACCAAGTGTCTATTTTTGTGGAATTCATTTGCAACTGCAGTTTTCCATTCTGGAAAAAGATAcaactgctttaaggagttgcagacagatcCTCGAAGCATGCGTTCACATGTTTCAAACCCCACATTCACATTCAGAATTGGTCAGGAACACAGTGGCTATTCTACACCCAAACATAGTAATCACTTCCCTCTGTCCTGAGCTCAGGCAGATGTGATGGGGCAGTAGAACCAACCTGTGCCATTGAGTGGTTTTCCATCAGCCCTCCTCCAGCTCAGCTCCGGAACCGGCACCCCAGTGGTCCCACACCGCAGCAGGACTGTGCTTCCCAGCGTGCTCTTCACTTTAGCCACTGAGGTGTGCACAACTGGGCTCTGGCACTTCCTCAGTTCCACTTGACTGAAGAAAACTCTAGCCAGGTTCTCAGGAttgaagcatttcagttttggttCAATGAATGCTATATTGAGGGACTGGAAGTTGAGGAAGTGAGCCATCTCATAGAGGCTGCAGCCACAGGCCCACGGATTGTCCTGTAAGCCTGGGAAGAGAAGTCATTCAGAGTGTCAACCATTACATCATCAAAGGGGTTCATCAACTGTTGCATGAACAAAGGAAACCTGTGAAAATTCAAGGATGGACTTCTTCTAGCACATCTTTTTTCAATagaggagaatatctgtagctcaaggttgaactgtggagtccttggtgctgtctgagcttggttgttcgttTGCAGACATCTCATTGCCCGACTAGATGATGCCTAGTCaagcaacaaaacatctgcaagcaaacaaacaagctcagagagcaccagggactccacatatTTTTTCCTTCATCCTGAACAACACTGTTCAGCATTTGCAGACATACAACAAAAAGACATGCTATTCAAGCAGTTATTCAAACACATGCTTGATCCTTCTGGACAGAATTTTTAACAGCTGAATCACACAGGCTGCAAAGCCACCAAATTTCCCCTTTTGCAGAATCTCTCCCCACCGGCATTACATAACTGCATCTGTTTGACCAATTAGGAAGGTGGGGATCTTACAAATTTATTTACTAGTTTGTTTATTAGCCATACTGATTCTCTGTGGTCTTAAATGATCGCCCATGCTAGTTTCAACTTCAAAcatagattttcttttaaatgttaaataactTTTTGCAGTGATAGACACATGTGTATGATGTTAGCGCATACACAAAAGGGCTGTAGTTTCTGTGGCTTTTTTGACCCACCTCCCAACAGACATCCTCACTGGATGGaaactttactttaaaaaaaaaaaaacttgatggaGTTGATTAGACCAGGATGTGCAAATTGCTTTTCTAAGGTGAATGCCAAGCCAAGAGCCTTGCTCTAAAAACTACATGAGGCCAGGAAAAAGATTAAATTTAAATCAGATTTAAATGTAACTAGAAGTAAAGTACATTCATTAATGCAGTTAATATTTTTACTCCCTGTATTTTAATAATGTTCAATTTTTGTTctccctgctccccccccccccccaaagttcaGTTTGGCTGGATCTATACTGTCCCAGCCTCTACATTTGGTTTTAGATATAGGTTAGCCTCTTCGGGGCAACTGTGGGTATAATGCATAGAGTGTGCAAAATTGTCATCTTTAAGGCATTAAAAGCAGCAGGAAGCTTTGAATGGGTGATTTGGTTTAATGGAGGTTCAGTCAAATCACCCCTTTCTAGCATATTTTCAAATGGAACCTTGTCCAATTCCTtccctccaggaaaaaaaagaaaaaagaaaaatcaaaggaaataaATTGAATGAGGGTTCCGTAATCTGTAGCAGGACAAAGATATGCAACATTTGGTTTTGTTCTACCCTTACTGTAGTACGTTTATTCAGCCTTCACTTCAAATGGAATGGTGACCACAGAGGTGCAAATATTAGCACAACCACTGGGCCTCAGGGTTAAACATGATGAGGAAAACCAGTGAAGGATGATGAAGAAAACTagccaacatttttttcttaatgtgtTGAGGGAAAAGCAAAGTGTGATAGAGAATTGATGGTACTGGAGAATAAATTTTCATGGAGGAAATTCAAGTTAGAGAGACTCCATTCATGGCAAGAAATCTTGGAGGAAATGCATCTGGGGAAGAATGAACTTGAGGGACCTGGGAAGAAAATGAATCTCTGCGATAGCAGTTAATGGAAGCAGGGATATTTGGAAAGAATCTGAACTGAATTTCAGTGGGAATTCATGACAAAGCACTATAGCTTCAGACAATGCTgcaattgatgatgatgatgatgatgatgatgatgatgatgcaaattcattatatatatatatatatatatatatatatatatatatatatatattagatttAGATTACTGCCCCTTTCCCCCAGTGGGGGGctctataatatatattattatatattattaattatattattatattattgatatattatatatcaatattattattattattattattattattattattattttaaaggacaTCCCAGGCCAAATGTGATGAGAGGGAAAGAGCCAAGAGGTGTTTGCTCCACTCGGATGAGCAGAATGCAATTTGGGCAAATATAGCAATATTTATTGCCAGACAGAGCCAAAGGAAAGTCTTATAGATTCCCCTCTTCACAGAGTAACCGTATATGTCCAAGAGTAGTAGAAGGCACAAGGTAACTTATGATCTACTAGTAGCTCTCCAAAAATGTAGTGTAGATCAGAAAGGATTTCCTCAATATTTAACAATAGCAACAACCAAATGGCTCCTTTTTCGCTCCATTTTCCATTATATTACTGAAATCAAGAAAACTTGGGGAATCAGAAGATAATGATTGGGAGTTCCAGCTAAAGCTAAAACATACTATTTAATTCTAAGCCTACAGTTCTGCATCAGGTTCCACTGGTAGACTATGAAGATCtaataagaaaaaacaaaatatgggcagtcctcacttaacgatggtaattgggaccagcaactccatcgctaagtgatgcagtcataaaactTGACGTCatatgaccatgctgacttacaacagcagttacAGTAATCCCAACTGCATTATTAGGCAAATCCCATGCAGTCACAGCATCCTACGGTCACGTGAtccccatttgtgacctcctactggcttccccattgactttacttgtagGAGGCTGGCAGGAAGGGTCGCtgatgatgatcacgtgaccacaggaatctgcgaccatcataattgcaaggcagttgccaagtgcctgaatcatgatcacatgacctcagggatgctaTGACAGCCACAattatgaggactggtcataagttccTCTCATTCAGTACCATTGTAATTTCTatcagtcactgaacgagtggtcactcAATAAAGACTAGCTGTAATTTCCAGTTGCCTTATTCTGGCAATGGTGCTCTACCTGGGGCTTGCAAGAACAAAACTGATTAAATAATGGATGACTTCCTCGAGCTGAAATTGTTCTAGACCTCCATCTATTGCCTCCTCTAATATACTTCTTCTGTCGTTTTGTATCAAGTACAGACCAGACCAACTGATCATTGCATAGACAAATCCCTGTCCTCAGAGGAGGCATACATAGAACAGTGGCTTTTACAGATGAAACAGATGGTCTTCTCTGCAGAGGAAACATTCTTATTTTCTAAGAACTGTGTTTGAATATAAGAATGTCTCACCCTTTTTTAAAAGAGGCCTTATCTATCAGAGACATTTGATTAGATCCAGATTCAGTCACATTTAGTAGAGGTTCATGGAAATCAGTGAAGTTTATGGCAGCCTGGACTAATCCAGATTCCACTGAATCTCTTCTAAGTATGGTTGAATCTGGATCTAGCCAAAAAATTGGACTGAAAATCGATCCAACCTAGTAGATTggggtggccaaagtatttttttttcctgaaattaaagaaaagggAATCTCTTCCCACCTTTCAAcacccagaagccagctggattaACAACTGAATTTTACTTAAATACTCTTGATGAGATAGCATTCTTCACAGCATCCAAAACCAGCATGTTAATTTAGAGTCACAGAGCCTGGCAACTAACACATTCCCTTTGCTACTCATCATTCAACATCTGCTATGAAGACAGTTGCTTCAGTACCAATATCAGGCCTGAATTGGGTATCATTAAAGAAATCCAACAGCTTCTATGCAAAGTATGGAACAAGATGGTGATGGCTTCACATCTCTTCCATTGATCCCAAGGGAAACAAGGTCAGTTAACTTTGCCTGGACCAAACCCAAGGATCTATGACCATGGATCATGTAGGCAGAGATTTCTTCTTTTACTCATCCCCAAATGTCTTACCTAAGATGATCTTAGAGTTGTCATTAGGGAAGTGTGGAACTGCTTGGAGACTCAACCAGACTGCAATAAGTTCTTGAGGAAGCATCATCAGTTTATTGCTTGAGATATCTAGATAAGTGATGTTCCGGATATACTGAGCAGCATGGGCTGGTATGGAGGCAATCTGATTGTTATGCAAGTCCAGCAATCTCAGCTGGGGCATGTTTTGAAGAGCTTCCCACGGAAAGGAGGCAAGGACATTTCCATCCAGCCTGAGCTCTTGCAGCTGGTACAGGCCCCTAAAGTTAGCCACTCTGAGACTTGCCAAGGCATTGTAGGGCATCCAGAGGAATTCCAAGTTGTGAAGAGAATGGAGAGACTCCCCAGTGACTCTTCGAATTGCTGTTTTTTCTATCCGAAGTTTAAAAGTGTCTCCCGGGAAGTTCGCAGGTGTAAGTGTCATCTCCGGGTCATTGCACAGAATAGCTCTGTTGGAACAAAGATTTGTCAAAATTATACCTGGAACACTTTTAATCACCAGTTTTATGTGTGAATATGTCTTGCTCTCTTCTTCCAGGCTCCTATGATTATAAAACTTGGATCTAGCCTATAATTTTCCATAAATGAATTCACATTCACTTAGTATGCTTCTGATCAATCTTTGGCTGTACATCTGCTTTGCCCATCTTGAAACGTCTTCCTTTCTACTTCGCTGGAGTTTCAAGATGGACCTGATATTCTAATGAACCTGTGACTTCTGTAGCCAATTACACCTATAAAGCAGGATTTGTCAAATGGGAACTTACAAGTCCCCTGGTTCTTTCTTGTAAGACACATTCCCAGTCTTAAAAGCATTAAACTGGACGCTGGCAGTGTGATTTAAGGTCTTAAGAGAAGAGAAGATATTCTTCTCAAGAAGATTTAGGAGAGCAAAGTCCTGACTACTGAAAGGTGTCTAAAGTTTGAAGAACAATGCATAGGCTTGCTTGTTTTCATACTGTGTTGTGGGCAACTTCACAATTTAGCTGACATGGTGAGACTTGGTCAATCACAAAATAGCTTGCATTGTGGTTATGGCCAGGCTACATAGCCTCATATTACAAAAGGAAAATAGTGAAGCTAACAATAATAACATCCCTGAAAACTTAAGTAAATAGCTGAGGTAGGGAACTGAGATTCTAAAGACAGCATCTCTTATTGGAATCATGCTGCTGTTTCAATTTCACAGAAAATTCAGAGCCAAGTAACTTGGTTAGGAAACCAACCGTACGGCAGAGATGGAGTCTCAGGCCAACAtgttgatggattgattgattgattttataggCCCTCTTACTTCATCTCCATTCTGGGTAGTGTAcaacataaaaaaattaaaaatacaacaatacaGGGATCATACAAAACAGATGTCTGGAAAAATATCACCCACACACCTGAACAAACATCTAACAAGTGACCCACATCCCACtgtagcccaaggcctgggagaaaaaacaggttttaagagctCATTCAAATAGGGACAGGACCATACAGATTTTGGGGGCCATCATTCTACAGGagaggcaccacaacagagaaagcccacttcctaggtcccatcaagCAATACAGTCTAATTGATGGGGCCCAAAGCATGCCAACTCTACCTGATCATAGAGGATGGGCACAGATTTGTGCACAAAGCACACAGGATATTCTATTTAGAAAAAGCAAACTGTTACATCTCCAGGAAAAGACCTAACACCTGGCATGCGCACAACCACATAAGCTAAACATCCACCTGCACCACTCAATCAcaccaaaacaaaatgaaaaatataggCCAAACAAAGCACAAGGTTGCAGCTCAATGCCATTTTTATCTATTAAAAGTGACCCAGAGGAATTGACATGGGATCAAAGGCTACTTTGGAAATTAATGTAGCTTTGGATGCTGGCTTTCAGAGGTCTCCATGGGGTGTCAAAAAGGTTTAAAAAGTCCAaccctcttggccttctggaaggccttggaGAGCCGGCACTTATCCCAGGCACTGAGCCAGGATAGGAGTTGAGCTCAGCACTTATCCAGTTGGTGTGAGATCTTATGGTGCCTGGTTAGAGTGTGATGGTTTGTAATGGGGGCGGGGGGTGTTTGTATTTCTTAATATATTATTTGGGTTTGACTGTTGTTATCCTCCCAGGGTTATATTGTGTAAGATCAGTGGGGGCCATATAAACCTTCTAAATAAATACCTTTTCAAAAAATGGTGGCCTGAGCTGATTGAAGCTCCACATCGATTGGAGCTTCAATTGAACAATGGTgacaaccatcttgacttttttgacccccatccCACTGAGGCCCCTACTGGTTTTTGAAGTCTCTGAGGAAATATTCTTAGAGTGGTTTGTTCTATTACTCTCATGGAATATCTAAGAGGCCTTGGAAATACAAAAAAGTTCAGAGGAAACCAGGCCATTTCAGAAGACGTTCTTGACTCCAGGGAAGGATTGTGAGAAAGGGACTCCACCTGAATTACATTCGGTATAAGTTGATTTGGAGAACTGCTTGGACAGGCCTTCGAGATTATGTTACATGACCTAGACTAACCAATTTCTATGGTAGCACATAGCTAAAGCACATTTATATAACCCCCTGGCTTATCCGCAGAGAAAGCAATGCCAGAGTCCAGAACATTTTGTAGCAGTAGTTGCTTCTGAGAGGCCAAAGATTCTTATTGCATGTTGAAGATGTcacttctttcatctttttttattttactgggAATGGGAATATGTGTTTCCACACAGAGATGTGTGATAAAATCAGAAGGTGCAGAAGGGTGACATGAAAGGTGAAGATTGTATATATAAATGGTTTTTAGTTGACCCCCACCCAAACCATTTCATCTGTGTTGACTGTtacatgcctttttaaaaaaagagtttggcATACAGTACCCAAACACTATCTTTCATAAAGCCTATAAACCTTAATCAAGAAAGGTTAGCATTCTTTCTGACTATAAAGTCATGCTGATGTGTAGGTGTTACCAACGCTTGCAGAGACAGTAGGTTCTGTTTTGAAGTGCGCCTTCAGTCAAAACCCACATCTGTTTCCTCAAATAAACATAAATTCATCTCACGCTTTTAACATGTTTGCCCCAGACAATTTTTCAGGGCTCGGAGTAAACTTTCATGTCATAGATAGCTTCCAAAAAACATCTAGCTGAAAAACGAGTAGAATGTACTGTATCTGCACATTGTTTAAACGTTTAAAAATTATGATAATAGCTATGCTTTTAATGTTTTAGgttatattcatttttacaaaGTTCTGTTTTGGTCGATTTCCCCATAATACTGTATAATGTTAATTATATTGCTTCTGCCTTAGCATAAAAGACCATCAAATGGCATTTCTGAAATCAGATTATACTGTACTCCCCCTGTTAATCCCACAGCACATGGAGTCCTTGTGTGAAGCAATCGGGAAAATAACATTTGCAACCCAAATGCAAGAAGCAACTTTCCTCCTCCACCAAGGAAGTGCGGTGGACCAACCCTGGCCAGACAATCTTCTTGGCACCCATTGAGCCATAAAGGCAAATCACAGCAACATTACCTCGCTCTTGTCCTTTCACTGATGCTGTAGAAGGAGCAGCTGCATTGAGAAGGGCAAAAACAGAGCATCCAAGGCAGACTTCCAAAACTTAGGCAGCAAAGGAAGCCCACTGTGACCCACATCATGATCCGGTCTTGAGTAAGGCATCCAAATCCTGGTCAGAGCGGCTGAAGTTCCTCTCGTATTGCGTCCATGGGATCGCTCACATTGCCCTTCCTGTTCTGCAGTGATCTCCCAGCGCCCTGCTGAAGTCACCAGATAAAATTGGATAGGCAGGGGATTAAGAATGAGGTTATTTGAACAGAGATGCTTATAGCTTCCTGGAATCATCAGCAGAAAGATTTCTTCCCTCCTCTCTAGGGATCATTTCAAAACAATGTTTGGGTAGGAAGCCAGCTTTTGAACGTGgaagtttttctctcttttttttactgtGCATATTTTGAGTGATGTTTTAGCTTTTCCTTCAGAGCAACTCAGCCTTTCTTGGAGTGACCTTCCTCAAGGACAAATGATGTATGCAGTGAGGCATGAATTGGAAAGCACTGTTCTTTCTAATATTCTCAAAGGAAGAACATGTTAGTGTATAGCTATAAAGAATCTGTACCACAGACAAGTGCAAAAAGAAGTTCATAAAAATGAGTAACTGAGATATGAGCTGTAATTCGTGAGCTCAAAATATCTCTGGTTCAAACCGTACATGATAGAGGAGTGGTAACGAAGAATGATACTCTAGTCTTAAAGTTTtccagtgttttgtttgtttgtttttaattcctatGCTCATGTAGTTGTTTTGGTAGAAATATGGAACAGATTTGCCAGAACCTTCTTCCAAGATTTTCCAGGGGTCTCCTATGTAAGTACCAACCAGAACCAATCCTGGTTAGTTTTTCAAGATGAATCAAGTTTGGTTAGGTGGTGGCACCTAGTTGTGGGGACAATGATAGCTATAGACTATCATAATTAATAAGGCTGAATGTGGAACCTTTCAAGGAAGTGAGATATCTTGGGATGCAAAGAAACAAAGCAATCTCAAACATATTCCATATCATTCTGAAAGGCTACATTTTGGCATCTGTCATCTGCAGAATCATCACCAAAGTTCTCCTACATTTGGGAG belongs to Candoia aspera isolate rCanAsp1 chromosome 6, rCanAsp1.hap2, whole genome shotgun sequence and includes:
- the LRIT1 gene encoding leucine-rich repeat, immunoglobulin-like domain and transmembrane domain-containing protein 1; the protein is MWVTVGFLCCLSFGSLPWMLCFCPSQCSCSFYSISERTRARAILCNDPEMTLTPANFPGDTFKLRIEKTAIRRVTGESLHSLHNLEFLWMPYNALASLRVANFRGLYQLQELRLDGNVLASFPWEALQNMPQLRLLDLHNNQIASIPAHAAQYIRNITYLDISSNKLMMLPQELIAVWLSLQAVPHFPNDNSKIILGLQDNPWACGCSLYEMAHFLNFQSLNIAFIEPKLKCFNPENLARVFFSQVELRKCQSPVVHTSVAKVKSTLGSTVLLRCGTTGVPVPELSWRRADGKPLNGTVHQEISSDGTSWSILGLPVISYFDSGEYICKAKNFLGTTEAFISLIITDSKSIDDPAADLKGMWNGPVKGMETAAHNDNLVARYVMPTSTPPTSDVRPGPAKTDGNLALQDQALNMKNNPRNILASLPTTHQESECIVRSVRVIGDTDHSVSLAWKAPQANNTTIFSILYAIFGEKDMRRIDVEPRKTRATISGLMPKTKYIACVCVKGLIPKKEQCIIFSTDEVASAGGTQKLINVVVISVACVIAVPLTLVVCCGALKRRCKKCFIQKPKEIQDSYVTFESLSPGTKAKGIEGEYLTHHILDESNRLLSSRSSVDSEAVPKVDGQLNEYFC